Within Candidatus Methylomirabilota bacterium, the genomic segment GTCGAGCAGCTTGGCCAGCTCGTCATCGTACTTCGTCCGGCCCACGCCGGGCACCACCGCGTAGTCCCGACAGGTGGTATCCGCGGCCGTCTGCAGCGCGGTGGTCGCCGTCTTGGGCAGCGGGTCGAGCAGGCGCACCACGTCGAACTGGTCGACGTGGGTGAGCGGTCCCTTCGTCAGCTGGATCTGGGTGGTGCCGCGAAAGAGCTGGATCGCGCCGCTGTCGATCAGCACCGGTATCTGCCACTCGACGAGGCCGCGCCCGCGCAGCGCATGCCGCAGCGAGCTGGGCTTCTGGATCCGCCAGTCCGGCACGTGACGCTAGGCGGTCGGCATGGTCTCGTCGAACGCGATGTCCAGCGCGCTCGTCGGCGTGTACTCGTACCATTGGCCGATCAACGACGCCTCCGCCCAGCTGGTGATGTCGGCAGCCTCGCCCTCCCCGTCGGGCTCGCCGTCGGAGCCCAGCGTGAACAACTCGAAGTCGGTGTAGGCGCCGGGGCTGCGGTACTGGTACGGACGGCCCCATGGGTCGGCCGGCGGCACCGGCCCCAACGGGGCCAGCGCGGCGAGCCCCTGAGCGGTGGTCGGGTAGCCCCCGTTGTTTTGCTTGAAGCGCTCCAGCAGCGCGATGATGCCCTGCATCTCGTCCCACGCCTTCAGTTGCAGCGGCGTGAGCAGCGGGCGGGCATTGTCCACCGTGTTGGCGGAACGAATGCCCGGGTAGTTGGTATTGGCATAGGCCTGCATCTCGGTGGCGATGGTCATGTACGGGTGCGTGTCGGGCAGGCCGTCGAGGGTGCCGGTCTCGAGGAACGAGACGAAATCGCGCTCGAAGCCGGGCCGGATCGTCAGCACCACCCGGGCGCTGCCCGACTTGAGGAACACGCGGTGCAGGAAATCCGGGTGGTCCAGATACTTCTTGAACTCCCAGCGCGCCGTGTGTGACCAGAAGTACGGGTACAAGAAGAACAGCATGTTCTCCCACTCGATGGCCTGGTGCAGGAACTTGATGACCTCGCCGTGGGCGAGCACCAGGCCCCACAGCGACGCGTCCAGCACCGCGCCGTTCGGTCCGTAGAGATCGGGCGGCAGGCCCGGCGGCACGAAGGTGAAGGTCGGGCCGAAGAGCCAGCGCAGGACGTGCTTCATCACTTCCTCGCGCTCGATCTTGCGCAGGCTCAGCGCGTCCTGCGCGCTCAGCTCCTCCTGTAGCTGGGCGAGGCGGTCCTTCAGCATGGTCCGGTTCTGCTCGTAGCGGGCCTGCGCCGCCTCGCGCAGCGTTCCCCACACGCGCTGGCGCCAGGCGTCGTACGCGGCCCCGCTGAGGCCGAACCAGAGCTTCAGCTGGATGTCGAAGGCCGAGACCCACTTGGTGCCCACCGACATGGTCAGCGCGCCGCCCACCCCGAGCCACGTGTTCAGATCCGGCCGGATCTCGAAGTGGTAGTCCTCGTCCGTCCACGCCCACCACCGCCAGTTATTGGACCAGCCACGCACCACGTAGCCGTCGGGCACCGCGACCTCGAAGGTGGTGTAGTCGCTGTCGTTGGACGAGTCCTTGTTGGGCCAGTTGCGGGTGAAGGCCTTCGTGACCGGGATCTCATCGGCCGGCGGCGGCTCGACCGGCACGCCGTACTGCGCGGCCAGATCGAGGTAGTTGTCGCGGGTGATCTGCTTCGGGGTCAGGTCGAAGCGCGCCCAGGGCAGGCTCGCGGTCGACTCCCCGAACCCTTCCTGGAGCGCCGCCGTCACCGCCTTCAGCTCGACGAGCTTGGAGAGGATGTCGGAGCCCGGCTCGGGGATGGTCAGGTCGTACGTCATGCGCAGGCCGTAGCGGTAGAGATCCACCCGCCACTTGCGCACCAGCTGGTAGTAGTCCACGCGGGTGGTACGGTCGTCGAACGGGTTCTTGATCAGGCGCACCGCCTGATCCTCCGTCCCCGAGGCGGAGGCCACCTTGAACGAGGTCTTGTGCTCCTTCTTGGAGCGCGAGGACGCCTTGCGGGTCAGCTCGTTGCTCTGGTTGCGCGCGGTCTGCTGCGAGACGCTGGCGCTGTTCGAGACGTTGTAGTTCGCGGTGGTCGAGATGCTGACCGGCCCCCACCCGCCCGAGGCGGTGACCCCGAGGTCGAACCCGCTGGTGTGCTGCTGCTGGTTCGTGGTCGACTGGGTCAGCTCGCTCTTCTCGGTGACGCCCTCCTCGCTGAAGGCCTCGATGAAGTCGGTGACGATGCGCTCGAACTCCTCGGAGGTGTTCGACCACTCCTTGTGGGTGATGTTCACCTGCTCGCCCGGAGACAGCGGCACCGAGTACTTCAGCTCGCCGCGCTCGATGCCGGCCGGGATGAAGGAGAGGCGCTCGAGGTGCAGCATGCCCACCGGCTCGATCTGCAGCCGCTGCTCGAAGGCGTAGTTGGCGTCCTTCGTCGCGGTCACCAGGGCGAGGGCCGACGCGCGGAACTGGGCCAGCGTATAGGTGGCCGCGCCCGGCCCGATGCGCGCGGCCAGCGCCATCGTGTGCTCGGCCTGCGCCTTCTGCACGTCGTTGGCGGCGGCCCAGGCCATCAGCCGTCCGACCGCGATCGGCGGCGCCATGGGGGCGACCGCCGGCTCCGGCTTCGCCGGCGGCTGCACCACGAAGGCCCCCGCCGTCGCGATCTGGCCGATCGAGTCGGCGGCGGCGCGCGCCCGCCTGGCCGCCGTGCGGGCGGCTGGGCCGGTGAGGGCCGCGGGCTGACTCTCGTAGCGGTACACCTGGGCGCCGGGCGCGCCGGGCAGCACCATCTGCGGGTCCAGCGTGTACTCGCGCGGGATGGTGGACTGCGCGCCGGGCCGCGTGCCGCCGCTCGGGCCGGTCGTGGCCTCGTAGCGAGCGAGAATCGCGGCGTGGCTGCCGATGGTCTGCTCGACGGCTTGCTGGCGGACGGCCTGCAGCTCGGCCCCGAAGCGCAGCAGCAGGCGCGCGGGCACTGCGGCCATGCGCTCCATCATGGACAGCGGCAGCGAGGCGCTCGGCGACTCGGGCGACTCGGCGACGACGGCCTGGATGGTCTCCAGGTGCACGCGGTCGGGCTCGGGCAGCGGCGGCTCGCCGGTGGTCAGCCGCCGGATGACGACCGCCATCTCCTGTACCGTCGGGCGCAGCGCGGCCAGGTAGGCCCACTTGTCGAGCGCGCGCCCGGGCTCGTGCACGGGTGGGCGCGGGGTCTTGATCGGCGTGTACGTGGCCCGTGGCAGGCTGCGCTTGGAATGCTCGAGATCGGCCATGGCTCTCTCTCCGCGAGCGTCCCCATCGAGCACGACGCCCGCCCCGCCGTCGATACTGCGCCGGCTCCGACGCGGGCGTCAAGGCGGCAGGTGGCCCGCGTTGCTTGACTCCGCCTCCGCCCTCGACTAGGCTCGCCAGCATTCCCGGACCGAGGACACGCCGACCATGTCCGCCGACGAGCATCGCTCTGCCGCCACGCCACGACGCGCCGCCAAGCTCGTCGGCGTCGACGTGGGCGGCACCTTCACCGACCTGGTGCTGGTCGACGAGACCACCGGCGAGGTACGGGTGGCCAAGGTCCCGACCACGGTGGCCAACCAGGCCGGCGGGGTGCAGGCGGCGCTGGCCTCCGTCGACACGCGGGCCGCCGACATCGAAGTGATCGTGCACGGGACGACCACCGCCACCAACGCCCTGCTCGAGCGGAAAGGCGCGCGCACCGGGCTCATCACCACGCGCGGCTTCCGCGACGTGCTGGAGCTGGGACGCCGCACCCGGCCGACGCCCTACGGGCTCAAGGGCACGTTCGAGGCGCTGATCCCGCGCGACCTGCGCCTGGAAGTCGACGAGCGCGTGGACGCCGAGGGGCTGGTGGTCACGCCGCTGGCCCTCGACCAGGTGCGCGAGGCCGTCGCCACGCTGCGCGCGCGGGGCGTCGAGGCGCTCGTCATCCACTTCATGCACTCCTATCTCAACGACGCGCACGAGCGGCAGGCGCGCGAGGCCGCGGCGGCGCTCTGGCCCAACGCCTACCTCACCGCCGGGGCCGCGCTGCTGCCCGAGTACCGCGAGTTCGAGCGCGGAACGACCGCGGCCATCAACGGCTTCGTGCAGCCGGTGATCGACCGGTACCTGCGCACCCTGGCCGGCGAGCTGGCGCGGCAGGGCTACCGGCGCGAGCTGCTGGTCATGCAGGGCAACGGCGGCACCATGTCGGTGGACGTGGCCGCGCGGCACGCGGTCAGCACGCTGATGTCGGGGCCCGCGGCGGGCGTGAAGGCGGCCGCCTACACCGCGCTGGCCGCCGGGCACCGGAACATCATCAGCTGCGACATGGGCGGAACCAGCTTCGACGTGGGGGTGATCCGCGACGGTCGTCCCGCGCTCACCGCGGACAAGGAGATGGGCTACGGGCTGCCGGTGCGCGTGCCGATGATCGACATCCACACCATCGGCGCCGGCGGCGGCTCGATCGCCCGGGTGAACTCGGCGGGCATCCTGCAGGTGGGACCGGAGAGCGCGGGCGCCGATCCGGGCTCCATCTGCTACGGGCGCGGTGGCGAGGAGCCGACCATCACCGACGCGAACCTGCTGCTGGGCCGCCTGAACCCGACCGGGCTGCTCGGTGTGCAGCAGGCGGCACGCCTGGACCGCATCCGCGACATCTTCGACAAGAAGATCGGCGCGCATCTGGGGCTCCATCCGGACGAGGTGGCCGCCGCGATCGTGCGCGTGGCCAACGACAAGATGGCCGGCGCGATCCGGCTGGTGTCGCTGCAGCGCGGCCACGATCCGCGCGACTTCGTGCTGTTCGCCTTCGGGGGCGCGGGCCCCCTGCACGCCGTGGCCCTGGCCCGCGAGCTGGCCATCCCGCGCGTGCTGGTGCCGGCGCGACCGGGCATCACCTCGGCGCTGGGCTGCCTGGTCGCCGACGTGCGCCACGACTTCGTGAGGACGATCAACCAGGGCGTGCTGCGGATGGACGTGGAGGCGGCGCATCGGATCCTGGCCGACCAGGTGGCCGAGGGCCGGCGGCTGCTGGCCACCGAGGGCGTCGAGGTCGAAACGGTGAGCGTCCAGCACGAGGCCGACATGCAGTTCGTGGGGCAGACGCACGTGCTCACCGTCGCCATCCCGCGGACCGACTTCGCGCGCGAAGAGCTGATGAGCGCGTTCGAGAAGGCCTACTGGGAGCGCTTCGAGGTCGAGCTGCGCGAGATGCGCGCCCAGGTGGTGAGCCTGCGCACCGCGGTGATCGGCCGCCGCCGGCCGGTGTCGCTCGAGGGGCTGATCGCGCTGGACCGCGGCGGCGCGGCCGCGCCGGCCGGGCGGCGGCGCGTGTGGTTCGACGCGGGCTGGCAGGAGACGCCGGTGTACCGGCGCGAGCAGCTCGGCGCCGGCGCCGCGCTGGTCGGGCCGGCCATCGTGGAGCAGCTCGATTCCACCACCGTGATCGAGCCGGGGGATCGCCTGCGCGTGGACGCGCTGGGGAATCTGGAGATCACGGTGCGGGGGGTGGAAGCTGGCCCCTCACCCTGCCCTCTCCCCGGGGGGGAGAGGGGGAGAGAATGATGATGGACGCGATCGATCCGGTGACGCTGGTCGTGGTGCAGAACGGGCTGCAGCAGGTGGCGAGCGAGATGGACCTCACCTTCGAGCGCGCCGCCTTCTCGCCGGTGATCTCGGAGGGCTTCGACCGCTCCGACGGCATCTACGCGCGCGACAACGGCGAGGTCATCGCGCAGGGCGAGCTGGGGCTGCCCATCTTCGTGGGGGTCATGCAGTTCACCACCCGCGCGGTGATCGACCATGTGAGCGCGGGCGCCGAGCCGCTGCGGCCCGGCGACATCTTCATCGTCAACGACCCGTACTGCGGCGGCACGCATCTGATGGACGTGAAGATGGTGAAGCCGTACTTCTACCGGGGCCAGCTCTGGGCCTATCTCTCGAATACCGGGCACTGGCCGGACACCGGCGGCTCGGTGCCCGGCGGCTTCTCCACGCGGGCCACCGAGGTGCAGCAGGAGGGCCTGCGGCTGCCCCCGGTGAAGCTCTTCCGCGAGGGCGTGATGCAGCCCGACATCCTCAGCATCATCCTCGCCAACATCCGGGTGCCCGAGGAGCGCATCGGCGACATCAAGGCGCAGGTGGCCGCGCTCACCGTGGGCGAGAAGCGCCTCACCGCCCTGCTCGACCGCTACGGCGAGCCCACCGTGACCGCGTGCATCGCCGAATTGCGCCGCCGCTCCGACCGCATGATGCGGGCGCACATCGCCAAGATCCCCGACGGCGTCTACTCCGGCGAGGCCTTCGTGGACTCGGACGGCGTCGATCCCGACCCGCTGGCCGTCCGGCTCCGGATCAAGAAGGAGGCCACGGACCTGCACTTCGACTTCTCTCAGTCGAGCGGGCCGTGCCGCGGGCCGCTGAACAGCGTGATCGCCACCACCAAGGCCGCGGTGTACCTGGCCATCAAGCACATCTTCCCGGATGTGCCGATCAACGCGGGATGCTTCGAGCCGCTGCACGTGGCCGACCCGCACGGCACGTTCCTCTACGCGCGCTACCCGCGCCCGGTCTCGGGCTGCGCGGCCGAGGTCAGCTCGCGCATCGCCGAGTCGGTCTTCAGCACGCTGGCCCACGCGATCCCGGACGATCTCTTCGCGGCGCCCGCGGGCACCAGCGGCAACCTCACGCTCGGCGGTCACGACCCCTTGAAAGAGCGGCACTACATCATGTACGTCTTCAGCGGCGGCGGCTACGGGGGCAGCGCCGAGGACGACGGGCTCACCAACGGCTGCTCGACCATCGGCATCTCGAAGACGCAGCCCACCGAGGTGCTGGAGCAGCACTACCCGGTGCTGTTCGAGCGCTACGCCCTGCGCGAGCGCTCGGGCGGCGCGGGCAAGACGCGCGGCGGGTTCGGAGTGGACTACAAGATCCGGGTGCGGCGCGGCGAAGCGCTGCTGTCGTTCCTGATGGACCACGGCCGCTTCGGGCCGCCCGGGCTCTTCGGCGGCCGCGATGGGGCGCCCAACGAGGTGATCGTGCACCGGGAAGGGGGCGACTACGTCTCGCCGCACCTGTCGAAGGACGAGGACATCCGGCTGGTCGCCGGCGACAGCATCACGGTGCGCACGCCGGGCGGTGGCGGCTACGGCGATCCCCGGCGGCGCGATCCCGCTCTGGTGGCGCGGGACGTGGCGCGGGGATATCTGACGGCAGAGGATGCGGCGCGGGACTACGCGGTCGTCGTGACCGCGGCGGATCCCCCGGCCCTGGATCGCGCCGCGACCGACGCGCTCCGACGCCGCGGCTGAGCCTCATCCGCCGACCGCTGCCGGGCGGGCGCCCGGCAGCCGGCCGCGGAACTCCGGCTAGAACGTCTTCTTGAAGAACTCCTTGATGTTCTCGCCGCTGAACTTCGCCCCCTCGACGATGGTGTTGCCGATGCCCTTGGCCGTCTCCTTCACGCCCGGGCCCACCTTGCCATCGCCCATCTGCTTGGCGCCGCTCTCCACCTGCTTGGTCGCCTGGTCCACCTTCGTCTTGTCGGCGGCTCCGGCCACGCCGCTGGTCATCACCACCGCGGCGAAGAACGCCGGCGCCATCCACCACGCACGCGCTTTCATGACCGCCCTCCTCTCGTGATCAGCCATCCGTGGTCAGTCATTCAACGATCGCACCCGCCGGATTTTCGGCTCAACGAAAACCGAGGTATCCGAGAATGGCGAGCACGACCACTACCACCCCGATGATGTAGAAGACGTTGTACATCGTCAGTCCTCCCAGCCGTTTCCGGCTCCGATTCCCGTTTAAAGCCTCGTCCCCCGACGCCGCACACACAGCATCCCCCGTGCCAGGAGTCGAATCGCCCGCTCAACGCACGGATTCGTCCGGGCCGCGAGCCCGGACGCGACCGGGGCGAGCGCCGTCGGAAGTAACTACCGCGTCGTGGGACGACCCGGGCCGAGAGTTTCGGTGGCGGAGCCGAGAGGGCGTCGGGGCGCGGGCCGCCCCTTGACTTGCCGTCACCGGCGGCGGATTCTCGGCCCACCGAACGGCGGCTCGAACGTGGCCCGAGACGCGAGCACGGGGGAACGGCATGGCGCAGATCACGCTCGGCATCGGCAGCTCGCACAGCCCGATGCTGAGCACGCCCTACGAGGCGTTTGCCGGGCTCGGCGACCTCGATCGCGCGCGCCTGCGCGAGTTCGCGGCGAAGGCGCGCGAGTGCGCCGGGCGGATCGATCGCGAGCTGCGCCCCGAGGTCACCCGGGCCCGACACGACGCGACGCAGGCCGCGGTCCGGCAGCTCGGCGAGGTGCTGGCCGAGGAGGCACCCGACGCGGTGGTCGTCATCGGCGACGACCAGAACGAGTGGTTCGGCCCCGACCACCGCCCGGCCCTCTGCATCTACTGGGGCGAGTCGGTCGAGAACCTCCCGCCGCCGCGGGCGAGCGTGCCGCCGCTGCGGCAGCTCTCCTACTGGGGGCTCTACGGTGACGGGGCCAACCGCGCGTTTCCGGTGGACGCCGCGCTCGGCCGGCACCTCATCGAGACGCTCACGCACGACTTCGACTTCGACGTCGCGCACCTGCGCGTGCAGCCGCGCCACGGTCCGTTCGGCCACGCGTGGAGCTTCGTGCACCAGCGGCTGATGGGCGAGCGCATCGTTCCGATCGTGCCGGTGCTGCTCAACACCTACTATCCGCCGAACCAGCCGACGCCGCGGCGCTGCCATCAGCTGGGACGGGCGATCCGGCAGGCGATCGAGGACTGGCCCGCCCGCAAGCGCGTGGCCGTCCTGGCCTCGGGCGGGCTCAGCCACTTCTTCGTCGACGAGGAGCTGGACCGGCACGTGCTCGACCTGCTCGCCAAGAGGGACGGCGACGCGCTGAGCGCCCTGCCCCCGGCGCAGCTCGAGTCCGGCAACTCGGAGATCCGCAACTGGATCGCCACCGCCGGTGCGACCGAGCACCTGGCGATGCGCCTCGTCGACTACGTCCCGAGCTACCGGTCGGCGGCCGGGTCCGGAGTCGGCATGGCCTTCGCGGTCTGGCAATAGGCGGTCGCGCCACAGGAGGGAGCCGATGCTCTCGCACGAGGACAACGAGCTGCTGTGCCGGGTCGGCCGCGGCACGCCCATGGGCGAGCTGCTGCGCCACTACTGGATGCCGTGCCTGCCGTCCTTCGAGCTGCCCGCGCCCGATTGCCCGCCGAAGAAGGTACGCCTGCTCGGCGAGGACCTGGTCGCGTTCCGC encodes:
- a CDS encoding type II secretion system protein GspG yields the protein MADLEHSKRSLPRATYTPIKTPRPPVHEPGRALDKWAYLAALRPTVQEMAVVIRRLTTGEPPLPEPDRVHLETIQAVVAESPESPSASLPLSMMERMAAVPARLLLRFGAELQAVRQQAVEQTIGSHAAILARYEATTGPSGGTRPGAQSTIPREYTLDPQMVLPGAPGAQVYRYESQPAALTGPAARTAARRARAAADSIGQIATAGAFVVQPPAKPEPAVAPMAPPIAVGRLMAWAAANDVQKAQAEHTMALAARIGPGAATYTLAQFRASALALVTATKDANYAFEQRLQIEPVGMLHLERLSFIPAGIERGELKYSVPLSPGEQVNITHKEWSNTSEEFERIVTDFIEAFSEEGVTEKSELTQSTTNQQQHTSGFDLGVTASGGWGPVSISTTANYNVSNSASVSQQTARNQSNELTRKASSRSKKEHKTSFKVASASGTEDQAVRLIKNPFDDRTTRVDYYQLVRKWRVDLYRYGLRMTYDLTIPEPGSDILSKLVELKAVTAALQEGFGESTASLPWARFDLTPKQITRDNYLDLAAQYGVPVEPPPADEIPVTKAFTRNWPNKDSSNDSDYTTFEVAVPDGYVVRGWSNNWRWWAWTDEDYHFEIRPDLNTWLGVGGALTMSVGTKWVSAFDIQLKLWFGLSGAAYDAWRQRVWGTLREAAQARYEQNRTMLKDRLAQLQEELSAQDALSLRKIEREEVMKHVLRWLFGPTFTFVPPGLPPDLYGPNGAVLDASLWGLVLAHGEVIKFLHQAIEWENMLFFLYPYFWSHTARWEFKKYLDHPDFLHRVFLKSGSARVVLTIRPGFERDFVSFLETGTLDGLPDTHPYMTIATEMQAYANTNYPGIRSANTVDNARPLLTPLQLKAWDEMQGIIALLERFKQNNGGYPTTAQGLAALAPLGPVPPADPWGRPYQYRSPGAYTDFELFTLGSDGEPDGEGEAADITSWAEASLIGQWYEYTPTSALDIAFDETMPTA
- a CDS encoding hydantoinase/oxoprolinase family protein, which translates into the protein MSADEHRSAATPRRAAKLVGVDVGGTFTDLVLVDETTGEVRVAKVPTTVANQAGGVQAALASVDTRAADIEVIVHGTTTATNALLERKGARTGLITTRGFRDVLELGRRTRPTPYGLKGTFEALIPRDLRLEVDERVDAEGLVVTPLALDQVREAVATLRARGVEALVIHFMHSYLNDAHERQAREAAAALWPNAYLTAGAALLPEYREFERGTTAAINGFVQPVIDRYLRTLAGELARQGYRRELLVMQGNGGTMSVDVAARHAVSTLMSGPAAGVKAAAYTALAAGHRNIISCDMGGTSFDVGVIRDGRPALTADKEMGYGLPVRVPMIDIHTIGAGGGSIARVNSAGILQVGPESAGADPGSICYGRGGEEPTITDANLLLGRLNPTGLLGVQQAARLDRIRDIFDKKIGAHLGLHPDEVAAAIVRVANDKMAGAIRLVSLQRGHDPRDFVLFAFGGAGPLHAVALARELAIPRVLVPARPGITSALGCLVADVRHDFVRTINQGVLRMDVEAAHRILADQVAEGRRLLATEGVEVETVSVQHEADMQFVGQTHVLTVAIPRTDFAREELMSAFEKAYWERFEVELREMRAQVVSLRTAVIGRRRPVSLEGLIALDRGGAAAPAGRRRVWFDAGWQETPVYRREQLGAGAALVGPAIVEQLDSTTVIEPGDRLRVDALGNLEITVRGVEAGPSPCPLPGGERGRE
- a CDS encoding hydantoinase B/oxoprolinase family protein, with the translated sequence MDAIDPVTLVVVQNGLQQVASEMDLTFERAAFSPVISEGFDRSDGIYARDNGEVIAQGELGLPIFVGVMQFTTRAVIDHVSAGAEPLRPGDIFIVNDPYCGGTHLMDVKMVKPYFYRGQLWAYLSNTGHWPDTGGSVPGGFSTRATEVQQEGLRLPPVKLFREGVMQPDILSIILANIRVPEERIGDIKAQVAALTVGEKRLTALLDRYGEPTVTACIAELRRRSDRMMRAHIAKIPDGVYSGEAFVDSDGVDPDPLAVRLRIKKEATDLHFDFSQSSGPCRGPLNSVIATTKAAVYLAIKHIFPDVPINAGCFEPLHVADPHGTFLYARYPRPVSGCAAEVSSRIAESVFSTLAHAIPDDLFAAPAGTSGNLTLGGHDPLKERHYIMYVFSGGGYGGSAEDDGLTNGCSTIGISKTQPTEVLEQHYPVLFERYALRERSGGAGKTRGGFGVDYKIRVRRGEALLSFLMDHGRFGPPGLFGGRDGAPNEVIVHREGGDYVSPHLSKDEDIRLVAGDSITVRTPGGGGYGDPRRRDPALVARDVARGYLTAEDAARDYAVVVTAADPPALDRAATDALRRRG
- a CDS encoding extradiol ring-cleavage dioxygenase; translated protein: MAQITLGIGSSHSPMLSTPYEAFAGLGDLDRARLREFAAKARECAGRIDRELRPEVTRARHDATQAAVRQLGEVLAEEAPDAVVVIGDDQNEWFGPDHRPALCIYWGESVENLPPPRASVPPLRQLSYWGLYGDGANRAFPVDAALGRHLIETLTHDFDFDVAHLRVQPRHGPFGHAWSFVHQRLMGERIVPIVPVLLNTYYPPNQPTPRRCHQLGRAIRQAIEDWPARKRVAVLASGGLSHFFVDEELDRHVLDLLAKRDGDALSALPPAQLESGNSEIRNWIATAGATEHLAMRLVDYVPSYRSAAGSGVGMAFAVWQ